The following are encoded together in the Bradyrhizobium genosp. L genome:
- a CDS encoding ABC transporter ATP-binding protein, with the protein MTALLEVEGLVKHFVAARSVFGRPTAHVKAVDGVSFTVEAGKTLALVGESGCGKSTVSRLVLRLIEPDAGTVRFEGRDLGALDAGQLRAFRRDAQLIFQDPYASLNPRMTVNQILTEPLALHDLVPPPRRRERVEELLRLVGLEPRFARRYPHEFSGGQRQRIAIARALAVEPKLIICDEPVSALDVSIRSQILNLLRDLQDRLKLAYIFVSHDLAVVKHIADRVAVMNLGTIVETADAETLFAGPRHPYSRALLSAIPVPKPQAKRSRIVLQGEMPSALDPPSGCRFHTRCPYTIERCRSEIPQLVEAGIGHATACHRAAELPPAEAIVPSDGGFSPTLEKLVAAFKSAEAVGRIGVGPDEART; encoded by the coding sequence ATGACCGCGCTGCTCGAGGTCGAAGGGCTGGTCAAGCATTTCGTCGCCGCGCGCTCGGTGTTCGGCCGCCCGACCGCCCATGTGAAGGCGGTCGACGGCGTCAGCTTCACGGTCGAGGCCGGCAAGACGCTGGCGCTGGTCGGCGAATCCGGCTGCGGCAAGTCCACCGTCAGCCGGCTGGTGCTGCGGCTGATCGAGCCCGATGCCGGGACCGTCCGCTTCGAGGGTCGCGATCTCGGCGCGCTCGACGCCGGGCAATTGCGCGCCTTCCGCCGCGATGCGCAGCTCATTTTCCAGGATCCTTACGCCTCGCTCAACCCGCGCATGACGGTGAACCAGATCCTGACCGAGCCGCTGGCGCTGCACGATCTCGTGCCGCCGCCGCGCCGCCGCGAGCGGGTCGAGGAGCTGTTGCGTCTGGTCGGGCTCGAGCCGCGCTTCGCGCGCCGCTATCCGCATGAATTCTCCGGCGGCCAGCGCCAGCGCATCGCGATCGCGCGAGCGCTCGCGGTCGAGCCGAAGCTGATCATCTGCGACGAGCCGGTGTCCGCGCTCGATGTCTCGATCCGATCCCAGATCCTCAATCTGCTGCGCGATCTGCAGGACCGGCTCAAGCTCGCCTACATCTTCGTTTCGCACGATCTCGCGGTGGTCAAACACATTGCGGACCGCGTCGCCGTGATGAATCTCGGCACCATCGTCGAGACCGCCGACGCCGAGACATTGTTCGCCGGCCCGCGCCATCCCTACAGCCGCGCGCTGCTGTCCGCGATCCCCGTGCCCAAGCCGCAGGCAAAGCGCAGCCGCATTGTGCTGCAGGGAGAGATGCCGAGCGCGCTCGATCCACCCAGCGGCTGCCGGTTTCACACCCGCTGTCCCTACACAATCGAACGCTGCCGCAGCGAGATACCGCAGCTCGTTGAAGCTGGCATCGGACATGCAACGGCCTGCCACCGGGCGGCGGAGCTGCCGCCGGCGGAGGCGATCGTTCCATCCGACGGCGGCTTCTCGCCGACATTGGAAAAACTGGTCGCCGCCTTCAAATCAGCGGAAGCTGTCGGGCGGATCGGGGTTGGTCCAGACGAGGCTAGGACGTAA
- a CDS encoding ABC transporter permease: MLNFLAKRLAQIVPTLFFVSILIFSLQHLLPGDPALVMAGEERDPAVIEQIRVQYHLDQPIPVQYVYWVKGVLSGDFGESLRNKMPVLALIAQKLPVTMQIAGMAIVIAFLIGVPAGIISAVKKGTAWDYGANLFALWGISTPNFWLGIMLIFLFSIELGWLPASGYVPLTEDWRASLAASIMPAFVLGNAIAAVLMRHTRSAMLQVLESDYVRTARAKGLSERTVILKHAMRNALTPIITLGALELGTLLSGAVLTEQIFSIPGFGKLIVDAVFNRDYAVVQGVVLTTATIYITLNLIADIAYILVNPRLRG, from the coding sequence ATGCTGAACTTCCTGGCCAAGCGGCTGGCGCAGATCGTGCCGACGCTGTTCTTCGTCTCGATCCTGATCTTCTCGCTGCAGCACTTGCTGCCGGGCGATCCGGCGCTGGTGATGGCCGGCGAGGAGCGCGATCCGGCCGTGATCGAGCAGATCCGCGTGCAGTACCATCTCGATCAGCCGATCCCGGTGCAATATGTCTACTGGGTCAAGGGCGTGCTGTCGGGGGATTTCGGCGAGTCGCTGCGCAACAAGATGCCGGTGCTGGCGCTGATCGCGCAGAAGCTCCCGGTCACCATGCAGATCGCCGGAATGGCGATCGTGATCGCATTCCTGATCGGCGTCCCCGCCGGCATCATCTCCGCGGTGAAGAAGGGCACGGCCTGGGACTACGGCGCCAATTTGTTCGCGCTATGGGGCATCTCGACGCCGAACTTCTGGCTCGGCATCATGCTGATCTTCCTGTTCTCGATCGAACTGGGCTGGCTGCCGGCGTCAGGCTATGTGCCACTGACCGAAGACTGGCGCGCCAGCCTCGCCGCCTCGATCATGCCGGCCTTCGTGCTCGGCAACGCGATCGCCGCGGTCCTGATGCGGCATACGCGAAGCGCGATGCTGCAGGTGCTGGAGAGCGATTATGTCCGCACCGCTCGCGCCAAGGGCTTGTCCGAGCGCACGGTGATCCTCAAGCATGCGATGCGCAACGCGCTGACGCCGATCATCACGCTCGGCGCGCTCGAGCTCGGCACGCTGCTGTCGGGCGCGGTGCTGACCGAACAAATCTTCTCGATCCCCGGCTTCGGCAAGCTGATCGTCGACGCCGTCTTCAACCGCGACTATGCCGTGGTGCAGGGCGTGGTGCTGACCACGGCCACGATCTACATCACGCTCAACCTGATCGCCGACATCGCCTACATCCTCGTCAATCCGCGGCTGCGAGGATGA
- a CDS encoding DUF1028 domain-containing protein encodes MTWSIIARDSATGQLGIAVATRFFAVGALVPHIAPGIGAVATQALVNPYYGVDGLRLLRGGGSPHDVIKVLLLADSGRESRQVHAMDARGRIAAHSGKECVDWFGHIAGDGLSIAGNMLVGPAVLDETARVYAAHETLPFAQRLIKAMFAGEAAGGDKRGKQSAALLIHGMEDWPLLDLRVDDHADPLRELERLEAVSREHWVPFRTFLPTRGDPAGVTDRAAIESGIAAATASKK; translated from the coding sequence ATGACCTGGTCGATCATCGCCCGCGACAGCGCTACCGGCCAGCTCGGCATCGCCGTTGCGACGCGGTTCTTTGCCGTCGGCGCGCTCGTCCCGCATATCGCACCGGGCATCGGCGCGGTGGCAACGCAGGCGCTGGTCAATCCCTATTACGGCGTCGACGGCCTCAGGCTGCTGCGCGGCGGTGGCAGTCCGCATGACGTCATCAAAGTCCTGCTCTTAGCCGATAGCGGCCGCGAAAGCCGGCAGGTTCACGCCATGGATGCCCGCGGCCGCATCGCCGCGCATTCAGGCAAGGAGTGTGTCGACTGGTTCGGCCATATCGCGGGCGACGGCCTTTCGATCGCCGGCAACATGCTGGTCGGCCCGGCCGTGCTCGACGAGACCGCAAGGGTCTATGCCGCGCATGAGACATTGCCGTTCGCGCAGCGGCTGATCAAGGCGATGTTCGCCGGTGAAGCCGCCGGCGGCGACAAGCGCGGCAAGCAATCAGCGGCACTCCTGATCCATGGCATGGAGGACTGGCCGCTGCTCGACCTGCGGGTCGACGACCACGCCGACCCACTGCGCGAACTGGAGCGGCTGGAAGCCGTCAGCCGCGAGCATTGGGTGCCGTTTCGAACATTCCTGCCGACCCGGGGCGATCCGGCCGGCGTTACCGATCGTGCCGCGATCGAATCCGGCATCGCAGCCGCGACCGCGAGCAAGAAATGA
- a CDS encoding ABC transporter substrate-binding protein yields MRIWRWAVLMAALVAWCGTAARAETTLRIGLAEDPDILDPSTARTYVGRIVFAAFCDKLFDIDDKLNIVPQLALSHETSADGKDVTIKLRPGVKFQDGEPFDAEAAKFSLDRHMTLPTSFRKSELASVDHVEVVDPLTIKLVLKTPYSPLIAQLTDRAGMMISPKAAKEEGDKFGLHPVCAGPYKFVERVQQDRMVFEKFADYWNKDKVFIDKIVYLPIVDATVRLANLKSGGLDLIERVLATDIKAVRADPNLVLSTAPELGYWGLTINIGNDKNKGPLSQSEKVRQALDLSIDRQAINEVVFNGEFTPGNQWVSPQHPYYQKAFPIRPRDIVKAKALLKEAGVTPPISVDFMVTKGAENEAVAQVVQSMAAEAGFDLKIRVIEFATSFKQAQAGEFQLFQIPWSGRIDPDGNSYIFLHSKAPQNDGGYSNPEADKAMEDARLVTDPAQRKAIYEKLTKMVLNDDPILYLLHRTILIAHTKKLEGYKQMPDGLVRVIGLKLK; encoded by the coding sequence ATGAGAATCTGGCGCTGGGCGGTCCTGATGGCGGCCCTCGTGGCGTGGTGCGGAACGGCCGCGCGCGCCGAGACCACGCTGCGGATCGGCCTCGCCGAGGACCCCGATATCCTCGATCCCTCGACCGCCCGCACCTATGTCGGCCGCATCGTGTTCGCGGCGTTCTGCGACAAGCTGTTCGACATCGACGACAAGCTCAACATCGTGCCGCAGCTTGCGCTGTCGCACGAGACGTCCGCCGACGGCAAGGACGTGACGATCAAGCTCCGCCCCGGCGTCAAATTCCAGGACGGCGAACCGTTCGATGCGGAAGCGGCGAAATTCTCGCTGGACCGGCACATGACGCTGCCGACCTCATTCCGCAAATCGGAGCTCGCGAGCGTCGATCACGTCGAGGTGGTCGACCCCCTCACTATCAAGCTGGTGCTGAAGACGCCCTACTCGCCCCTGATCGCCCAGCTCACCGACCGCGCCGGCATGATGATATCGCCGAAGGCGGCGAAGGAGGAGGGCGACAAGTTCGGTCTGCACCCGGTCTGCGCCGGGCCGTACAAATTCGTCGAGCGCGTGCAGCAGGACCGCATGGTGTTCGAGAAGTTCGCCGACTACTGGAACAAGGACAAGGTCTTCATCGACAAGATCGTCTATCTGCCGATCGTCGATGCCACGGTGCGGCTCGCCAATCTGAAGTCCGGCGGGCTCGACCTGATCGAGCGCGTGCTGGCGACCGACATCAAGGCGGTGCGCGCCGATCCCAATCTGGTGCTCTCGACGGCGCCCGAACTCGGCTACTGGGGCCTCACCATCAACATCGGCAACGACAAGAACAAGGGGCCGCTCAGCCAGTCGGAGAAGGTGCGCCAGGCGCTCGACCTGTCGATCGACCGGCAGGCCATCAACGAGGTCGTGTTCAACGGCGAGTTCACGCCGGGCAATCAATGGGTCAGCCCGCAGCATCCCTACTACCAGAAAGCCTTCCCGATCCGGCCGCGCGACATCGTCAAGGCCAAGGCGCTGCTGAAGGAGGCCGGCGTCACGCCGCCGATATCGGTCGACTTCATGGTGACCAAGGGCGCGGAGAACGAAGCGGTCGCGCAAGTCGTGCAGTCGATGGCCGCCGAGGCCGGCTTTGACCTGAAGATCCGGGTGATCGAATTCGCCACCTCGTTCAAGCAGGCGCAAGCCGGCGAGTTCCAGCTGTTCCAGATTCCCTGGAGCGGACGGATCGATCCCGACGGCAACTCCTACATCTTCCTGCATAGCAAGGCGCCGCAGAACGACGGCGGCTATTCCAATCCGGAGGCCGACAAGGCGATGGAAGACGCCCGTCTGGTGACCGATCCGGCGCAGCGCAAGGCGATCTACGAGAAGCTGACCAAGATGGTGCTGAACGACGATCCGATCCTCTACCTCCTGCACCGCACGATCCTGATCGCCCACACCAAGAAGCTCGAAGGTTACAAGCAGATGCCCGACGGGCTGGTGCGCGTGATCGGACTGAAGCTGAAATGA
- a CDS encoding gamma-glutamyltransferase family protein gives MSNINPDPFTTRPEIEGTFGVVTSTHWIATAVGMGILEKGGNAFDAGVAAAFTLQVVEPHLNGPGGDVPIIVHDMKRGKTEVICGQGPAPAKATIAHYRSEGLEMVPGTGLLAACVPGTFESWMLLLRDYGTLKLRDVLEPAIAYARDGYPLVERACATIQTVEKLFRNYWTTSADVYLPNGEVPKPGTIFTNKKLAETYTRILNEAESAGSDRVAQIERARQAWSKGFVAEAIDKFCRTQEVMDVSGSPHRGVLSADDMARWQPTTEAPLTYDYGRYTVQKAGVWSQGPVMLQQLALLKGFDLDGLDPTGPDFIHLQIEAAKLAYADRETFYGDPKFTDIPIETLLSDSYNDERRKLIAKDKASLDFVPGSVEGFGAVVKLRRAEGHREAVGAMGAGEPTVGRFGEVRGDTVHFDIIDKAGNMISATPSGGWLQSSPVIPELGFCLGSRAQMFWLEENHPAALAPGKRPRTTLSPTMALRDGEPYLSWGSPGGDQQDQWITQFFLRHVHAKMNLQEAIDAPAWHSEHFPISFWPRTARPGVLVLENRVPKPAIDELKRRGHVVEIGPDWSEGRLTAASKVGPRRRAAANPRGMQGYAAGR, from the coding sequence ATGAGCAACATCAACCCCGATCCGTTCACGACCCGGCCTGAAATCGAAGGCACCTTCGGCGTCGTCACATCGACGCACTGGATCGCGACCGCGGTCGGCATGGGGATCCTGGAGAAAGGCGGCAACGCCTTTGACGCCGGCGTTGCGGCCGCCTTCACGCTGCAAGTGGTCGAGCCGCATCTGAACGGCCCGGGCGGCGACGTGCCCATCATCGTGCACGACATGAAACGCGGCAAGACCGAGGTGATCTGCGGCCAGGGCCCGGCGCCGGCGAAGGCAACCATCGCGCATTATCGCAGCGAGGGCCTCGAGATGGTGCCTGGCACCGGCCTGCTCGCGGCCTGCGTGCCCGGCACCTTCGAATCCTGGATGCTGCTGCTGCGCGACTACGGCACGTTGAAGCTGCGCGACGTGCTCGAGCCCGCGATCGCCTACGCCCGCGACGGTTATCCGTTGGTCGAGCGCGCCTGCGCCACGATCCAGACCGTCGAAAAATTGTTCCGCAACTATTGGACCACGTCGGCCGATGTGTACCTGCCGAACGGCGAGGTGCCGAAGCCGGGCACCATCTTCACCAACAAGAAACTTGCCGAGACCTACACCCGCATCCTGAATGAGGCCGAGAGCGCGGGCAGCGATCGCGTCGCGCAGATCGAGCGCGCGCGTCAGGCGTGGTCGAAGGGATTTGTCGCCGAAGCGATCGACAAATTCTGCCGCACCCAGGAGGTGATGGACGTCTCCGGCTCGCCGCATCGCGGCGTGCTGTCGGCCGACGACATGGCACGCTGGCAGCCGACAACAGAGGCGCCGCTCACCTACGACTACGGCCGCTACACCGTGCAGAAGGCCGGCGTCTGGAGCCAGGGCCCGGTGATGTTGCAGCAGCTCGCGCTGCTCAAGGGTTTTGATCTCGACGGGCTCGATCCCACGGGTCCCGACTTCATCCACCTTCAGATCGAGGCGGCCAAGCTCGCTTATGCCGACCGCGAGACCTTCTACGGCGATCCCAAATTCACCGACATCCCGATCGAGACGCTGTTGTCGGATTCCTATAACGACGAACGCCGCAAGCTGATCGCGAAGGACAAGGCCTCGCTCGACTTCGTTCCCGGCTCGGTCGAAGGTTTCGGCGCGGTCGTCAAGCTGCGCCGCGCCGAAGGCCATCGCGAGGCGGTCGGCGCCATGGGCGCCGGCGAGCCGACGGTCGGCCGCTTCGGCGAGGTGCGCGGCGACACCGTGCATTTCGACATCATCGACAAGGCCGGCAACATGATCTCGGCGACGCCGTCCGGCGGCTGGCTGCAATCCTCGCCTGTCATCCCCGAGCTCGGCTTCTGCCTCGGCAGCCGCGCGCAGATGTTCTGGCTGGAAGAAAATCATCCGGCCGCGCTGGCGCCGGGCAAGCGCCCGCGCACCACGCTGTCGCCGACCATGGCGCTACGCGACGGCGAGCCGTATCTCTCCTGGGGTTCGCCCGGCGGCGACCAGCAGGACCAGTGGATCACGCAGTTCTTCCTGCGCCACGTCCACGCCAAGATGAATTTGCAGGAGGCGATCGACGCGCCGGCCTGGCACTCCGAGCATTTCCCGATCTCGTTCTGGCCGCGCACCGCGCGCCCCGGCGTGCTGGTGCTGGAAAACCGGGTGCCGAAGCCTGCTATCGACGAATTGAAGCGCCGCGGCCATGTGGTGGAGATCGGCCCCGATTGGTCCGAGGGCCGCCTCACCGCGGCCTCGAAGGTCGGTCCCCGTCGCCGCGCTGCCGCCAACCCGCGCGGCATGCAGGGCTACGCCGCTGGGCGCTAG
- a CDS encoding ABC transporter ATP-binding protein produces the protein MSKPVLSVRNLEVEFVTRRAILRAINGVSFDIAKGEVLGVVGESGAGKSVTGLAVIGLIDPPGRISAGEIELSGTRIDHLPPEEIRRIRGKRIGMIFQDPLTSLNPLYRIGDQIVETIRTHTSLSETAARKRAIDLLAEVGIPAPEKRIDGYPHEFSGGMRQRVVIALAICAEPELIIADEPTTALDVSVQAQIIALIKRLGRDHGTAVMLVTHDMGVIAETCDRVAVMYSGRIAEIGPVQEVVRNPLHPYAKGLMGAIPTLAGEDKRLVQIPGSMPRLSAIPPGCPFNPRCAFALDRCRVERPEPIRQGTQSVACHLFEPAETAA, from the coding sequence ATGAGCAAGCCCGTCCTCTCCGTGCGCAATCTCGAGGTGGAATTCGTCACCCGCCGCGCGATCCTGCGCGCCATCAACGGCGTATCGTTCGACATTGCCAAGGGCGAGGTGCTGGGCGTGGTCGGTGAATCCGGCGCCGGCAAGTCGGTCACGGGCCTTGCCGTGATCGGCCTGATCGATCCGCCCGGCCGCATTTCCGCCGGCGAGATCGAGCTGTCGGGGACGCGGATCGACCATCTGCCGCCGGAGGAGATTCGCCGCATCAGGGGCAAACGGATCGGCATGATCTTCCAGGATCCGCTGACCAGCCTCAACCCGCTGTACCGGATCGGCGACCAGATCGTCGAGACCATCCGCACTCACACCAGCCTCAGCGAAACCGCCGCGCGAAAACGCGCCATCGACCTGCTCGCCGAAGTCGGCATCCCCGCGCCGGAAAAGCGCATCGACGGCTATCCGCACGAATTCTCCGGCGGCATGCGCCAGCGCGTCGTCATCGCGCTCGCGATCTGCGCTGAGCCCGAATTGATCATCGCCGACGAGCCGACCACCGCGCTCGACGTCTCCGTGCAGGCGCAGATCATCGCGCTGATCAAGCGGCTCGGCCGCGACCACGGCACGGCCGTCATGCTGGTCACCCACGACATGGGCGTGATCGCCGAGACCTGCGACCGCGTCGCGGTGATGTATTCCGGCCGCATTGCCGAGATCGGCCCGGTGCAGGAGGTGGTGCGCAATCCGCTGCATCCGTACGCGAAGGGCCTGATGGGCGCGATCCCGACGCTTGCGGGCGAGGACAAGCGCCTGGTCCAGATCCCCGGTTCGATGCCGCGGCTGTCGGCGATCCCGCCGGGCTGCCCGTTCAATCCGCGCTGCGCCTTCGCGTTGGACCGCTGCCGCGTCGAGCGCCCCGAACCGATCCGCCAGGGCACGCAGTCCGTCGCCTGCCATCTGTTCGAGCCGGCGGAGACCGCGGCATGA
- a CDS encoding ABC transporter permease, whose product MTDATLATAAALAASETLESPGRRAWRRLLKRKGAVLGLVVIAIFILLALFAPLVVPYDPIASSWSLVRKAPSAQHWFGTDELGRDVLARVVFGARASLLAGLTSVSIALAIGVPLGLVAGTRGGFIDALIGRITDAMLACPFLILAIALAAFLGPSLGNAMIAIGVSATPIFIRLTRGQVMSVKVEDYVEAARALGNPRWRIALVHILPNIMPALLVQATLSIAAAIIAEAALSFLGLGQQPPLPSWGSMLNAAQRFLTNAPWMAIWPGLAIFLVVLSFNLVGDGLRDALDPKAR is encoded by the coding sequence ATGACGGACGCCACGCTCGCGACCGCTGCCGCCCTCGCCGCCTCCGAGACGCTGGAGAGCCCGGGGCGGCGCGCGTGGCGGCGCCTGCTCAAGCGCAAGGGCGCCGTGCTCGGTCTCGTCGTGATCGCAATCTTCATCCTGCTGGCGCTCTTCGCGCCACTGGTCGTGCCCTACGATCCGATCGCGTCCAGCTGGTCGCTGGTGCGCAAGGCGCCGTCGGCGCAGCACTGGTTCGGCACCGACGAGCTCGGCCGCGACGTGCTCGCCCGCGTCGTGTTCGGCGCCCGCGCCTCGCTGCTCGCGGGCCTGACCTCCGTCAGCATTGCGCTCGCGATCGGCGTGCCACTCGGGCTCGTCGCCGGCACGCGCGGCGGTTTCATCGACGCGCTGATCGGCCGCATCACCGATGCGATGCTGGCCTGCCCGTTCCTGATCCTGGCGATCGCGCTCGCCGCATTCCTCGGCCCGAGCCTCGGCAATGCGATGATCGCGATCGGCGTCTCGGCGACCCCGATCTTCATCCGCCTGACCCGCGGCCAGGTGATGAGCGTCAAGGTCGAGGACTATGTCGAGGCGGCGCGCGCGCTGGGCAATCCGCGCTGGCGCATCGCGCTGGTGCACATCCTGCCCAACATCATGCCGGCGCTCCTGGTGCAGGCGACGCTGTCGATCGCGGCCGCGATCATCGCGGAAGCCGCGCTGTCCTTCCTCGGCCTCGGCCAGCAGCCGCCACTGCCGTCCTGGGGCAGCATGCTCAACGCCGCGCAACGCTTCCTGACCAACGCGCCATGGATGGCGATCTGGCCGGGGCTTGCGATCTTCCTGGTCGTGCTGTCCTTCAACCTGGTCGGCGACGGCCTGCGCGACGCGCTGGATCCGAAGGCGCGGTGA
- a CDS encoding ABC transporter ATP-binding protein, whose product MSATLIEVKKLRRVFDVSKPWLNRVLEGGHPEFLKAVDGVSFDVKRGETFALVGESGSGKTTVARMVVGLLPPSSGEVVIDGVSMTDPRQAQARRKLRRRIQMIFQDPYASLNPRFRVDAIVAEPIRAFDLIQGERDIKARVGELLTLVGLHPDDGLKFPHEFSGGQRQRIAIARALASEAEFIVCDEPTSALDVSVQAQILNLMRDLQDKFGLTYLFISHNLAVVRHMASRIGVMYLGRIVEIAEGRKLFHDPRMPYTKMLLGAVPDLAMSGRQRIPVKGEIPNPIDPPPGCAFNPRCPLAFDLCRQKAPKLIDGVACHAVNNPAAAVPA is encoded by the coding sequence ATGAGCGCGACCCTGATCGAAGTGAAGAAACTGCGGCGCGTTTTCGACGTCTCGAAGCCGTGGCTCAACCGCGTGCTGGAAGGCGGCCATCCCGAATTCCTCAAGGCGGTCGACGGCGTCTCGTTCGACGTCAAGCGCGGCGAGACCTTTGCGCTGGTCGGCGAATCCGGCTCCGGCAAGACCACGGTGGCGCGCATGGTGGTCGGGCTGTTGCCGCCGAGCTCCGGCGAAGTCGTCATCGACGGCGTTTCGATGACCGACCCGCGGCAGGCGCAGGCACGCCGCAAGCTGCGCCGCCGCATCCAGATGATCTTCCAGGACCCCTATGCGAGCCTCAATCCGCGCTTCCGCGTCGATGCCATCGTCGCCGAGCCAATCCGCGCCTTCGACCTGATCCAGGGCGAACGCGACATCAAGGCCCGGGTCGGCGAATTGCTCACGCTGGTCGGCCTGCATCCCGACGACGGGTTGAAATTCCCGCACGAATTCTCCGGCGGCCAGCGCCAGCGCATCGCGATCGCCCGCGCGCTCGCATCGGAAGCCGAGTTCATCGTCTGCGATGAGCCGACCTCGGCGCTCGACGTCTCGGTGCAAGCGCAGATTCTCAACCTGATGCGCGACCTGCAGGACAAATTCGGCCTCACCTATCTCTTCATCAGCCACAATCTCGCCGTCGTCCGCCACATGGCGAGCCGGATCGGCGTGATGTATCTCGGCCGCATCGTCGAGATCGCGGAAGGCCGCAAACTGTTCCACGATCCGCGGATGCCCTACACGAAGATGCTGCTCGGTGCGGTTCCCGATCTCGCGATGTCCGGCCGGCAGCGGATTCCGGTCAAGGGCGAGATCCCCAACCCGATCGATCCGCCGCCGGGCTGCGCGTTCAACCCGCGCTGTCCGCTGGCCTTCGATTTATGCCGCCAGAAGGCGCCGAAGCTGATCGACGGCGTCGCCTGCCACGCCGTCAACAATCCGGCCGCAGCCGTTCCGGCATGA
- a CDS encoding ABC transporter ATP-binding protein, which yields MTAGPLIEIEDLRVTFQGDDGRTTHAVDRVDLSVAKGATLGLVGESGCGKSVTSLAIMGLLPKQSATVSGAIRFDGFDLLDVPDQTLRDLRGNRLAMIFQEPMTSLNPSFTIGDQITETILRHRGGPRRQARDRAVELLRRVHIPSPDRRVDEYPHKLSGGMRQRVMIAMALACDPQLLIADEPTTALDVTLQAQILDLMRELKAASGAAIILITHDLGVVAEVCDEVAVMYAGEIVERAPVDELFANPQHPYTIGLLGSIPRLDRRTSHLATIEGMVPNMANPPAGCRFAARCPFVEDACTETPPPLARLSATHASRCIRAPLERLVS from the coding sequence ATGACGGCAGGCCCGCTGATCGAAATCGAGGACCTGCGCGTCACTTTCCAGGGCGACGACGGCCGCACCACACACGCCGTCGACCGCGTCGATCTCAGCGTCGCCAAAGGCGCGACGCTCGGACTGGTCGGTGAATCCGGCTGCGGCAAGAGCGTGACCTCGCTCGCGATCATGGGGCTGTTGCCGAAGCAATCGGCCACCGTCTCCGGCGCGATCCGCTTCGACGGGTTCGACCTGCTCGACGTGCCGGACCAGACGCTGCGCGATTTGCGCGGCAATCGCCTGGCGATGATCTTCCAGGAGCCGATGACCTCGCTCAATCCGAGCTTCACCATCGGCGACCAGATCACCGAGACGATACTGCGCCACCGCGGCGGCCCGCGGCGGCAGGCGCGCGACCGCGCCGTCGAGCTGCTGCGACGCGTCCACATCCCCTCGCCCGACAGGCGCGTCGACGAATATCCGCACAAGCTCTCCGGCGGCATGCGCCAGCGCGTGATGATCGCGATGGCGCTGGCTTGCGACCCCCAGCTTCTGATCGCCGACGAGCCGACCACCGCGCTCGACGTCACCTTGCAGGCGCAGATCCTCGATTTGATGCGCGAGCTGAAGGCCGCCAGCGGCGCCGCGATCATCCTGATCACGCATGATCTTGGCGTCGTCGCCGAAGTCTGCGACGAGGTCGCGGTGATGTATGCCGGCGAGATCGTCGAGCGCGCACCGGTCGACGAGCTGTTTGCCAACCCGCAGCATCCCTACACGATCGGCCTGCTCGGCTCGATCCCGCGGCTCGACCGCCGCACCAGCCACCTTGCGACCATCGAGGGCATGGTGCCGAACATGGCAAATCCGCCGGCCGGCTGCCGCTTCGCCGCGCGGTGTCCCTTTGTCGAGGACGCCTGCACCGAGACGCCGCCGCCGCTCGCGAGGTTGAGCGCAACCCACGCCTCGCGCTGCATCCGCGCGCCGCTGGAACGGCTGGTGTCATGA